One window from the genome of Echinicola vietnamensis DSM 17526 encodes:
- a CDS encoding methylglyoxal synthase, with protein MRIALIAHDGKKADMVHFLSGFKDRLLEADVSLFATGTTGSHIERAGFEVEKLMSGPYGGDAQIAAMAAEKKLDLVIFFRDPLDKHPHEPDVQMLMRICDVHNIPLATNLASAKLMFKQITTDLQDGK; from the coding sequence ATGAGAATAGCTTTAATCGCCCATGACGGAAAAAAAGCTGACATGGTACACTTTCTTAGTGGATTTAAGGACCGGCTCTTGGAAGCTGACGTAAGCCTATTTGCCACGGGAACTACTGGATCCCACATCGAAAGAGCAGGATTTGAGGTAGAAAAGCTGATGTCTGGCCCGTATGGTGGCGATGCACAAATAGCGGCCATGGCGGCCGAGAAAAAACTAGATCTGGTCATTTTTTTCCGGGATCCACTGGATAAACACCCCCATGAACCGGATGTACAGATGCTGATGAGAATCTGTGATGTGCACAATATCCCTTTGGCTACCAATTTGGCCTCTGCAAAACTGATGTTCAAACAAATAACAACCGATTTACAAGATGGAAAGTAA
- the priA gene encoding replication restart helicase PriA produces the protein MEDLFGDSIPLDESTHPSTFADVILPVPIPRMFTYRIPRTMEKSIGIGHRVIVQFGRKKVLTGIIGKVHQKPPKDYETKAILEVLDDQPVVNPLQIKFWFWMAEYYCCQIGEVMNAALPSGLKLSSESKIQLNPTFDPEASDFPIDDREQIILDALEKNDALTYEDCGKLLGIKSSYQIIKSLVIKEAVLVYEQVKEKYAPKVESRIKLKAPYSTSKKALEALFDQLSKNTKQEEILLKFLQEIPVFHAPERNEKGLEKKVITDAGLSPSSLKTLIKNDILEEFKVIVSRFENLPSDDREIKLADFQEEGLSSIKEQFDQKQTVLLHGITGSGKTEIYIHLIREVLDSGSQVLLLLPEIALTTQIVSRLQKVFGSEMGIYHSKHSDNERVEVWQGVLSGRFSFVVGVRSAIFLPFDSLGMIIVDEEHEPSYKQFDPAPRFQARDAAIMLSWLHQSKTLLGSATPSYESFYNARTQKYGYVHLSKRFGEAQLPEFHVADILVDKKKNLLKLDFTRIMREKIQEALDRQEQILIFQNRRGYAPYMSCEECGWIPECEHCDVNLTYHQYSEEMRCHYCGFKEKVPRACPACGSHKLTTVGIGTERLEESLSLLFPEARVGRMDLDTTRSKYAYQRIFDEFSSGNLDILVGTQMITKGLDFDRVTVVGIVDADRILYFPDFRSGERAFQQITQVAGRAGRRNRRGNVVIQTRRPDHEVFEKVIQGNFSEFYLTEMAERKRFFYPPFVKNVKITSRHKEAKVAEKAAINLANLLKDIPVKKIILGPERALIGKIKNQYLFDIYIKLDRAGNTPAIFKHEMGKILFELNTQKAFKSVRFVVDVDPY, from the coding sequence TTGGAAGACCTTTTTGGAGATAGCATACCCCTTGATGAAAGTACCCATCCATCTACGTTTGCAGATGTGATTCTTCCTGTCCCCATTCCTCGGATGTTCACCTACCGCATCCCCCGAACAATGGAAAAATCCATCGGCATCGGGCATCGGGTTATTGTGCAGTTTGGCCGCAAGAAAGTCCTTACGGGAATTATCGGAAAAGTCCATCAAAAGCCGCCAAAAGATTATGAGACCAAGGCGATTCTGGAAGTCCTGGATGATCAGCCGGTGGTCAATCCCCTTCAGATAAAATTTTGGTTTTGGATGGCTGAATATTATTGCTGCCAGATCGGGGAAGTGATGAATGCAGCCCTGCCTTCAGGGCTAAAACTGAGCAGTGAAAGTAAAATCCAATTGAACCCAACCTTCGACCCAGAGGCTTCTGATTTCCCGATAGACGACAGAGAGCAAATCATCTTGGATGCTTTGGAAAAAAATGACGCCCTCACTTACGAGGATTGCGGGAAACTTTTGGGCATTAAGTCCAGCTACCAAATCATCAAAAGCTTGGTCATCAAAGAGGCGGTATTGGTATACGAGCAAGTCAAGGAAAAATATGCCCCAAAAGTAGAAAGCAGGATAAAGCTCAAAGCGCCCTATTCCACCTCCAAAAAAGCCCTTGAGGCATTATTTGACCAGCTAAGCAAGAACACCAAGCAAGAAGAAATCCTTTTAAAATTCCTTCAGGAAATCCCGGTCTTTCATGCCCCGGAAAGGAATGAAAAAGGCCTGGAGAAAAAGGTCATTACGGATGCTGGACTCAGCCCCAGTTCCCTGAAAACCTTGATAAAGAATGACATTTTAGAGGAGTTCAAGGTAATTGTCAGCAGGTTTGAGAACCTGCCCTCTGACGACCGAGAAATTAAACTTGCAGATTTCCAGGAGGAAGGACTATCCAGCATCAAGGAGCAATTTGACCAAAAGCAGACCGTGCTGCTGCATGGGATCACTGGAAGTGGCAAAACAGAAATATACATCCACTTGATCCGTGAGGTATTGGACAGTGGCTCACAGGTATTGCTGCTGCTGCCGGAGATTGCCTTGACCACCCAGATTGTCAGCAGACTCCAAAAGGTCTTTGGTAGTGAAATGGGCATTTACCATTCCAAGCATTCCGACAATGAACGCGTGGAAGTTTGGCAGGGCGTTTTGAGTGGACGTTTTTCGTTTGTGGTCGGCGTGAGATCGGCCATTTTCCTTCCCTTTGACAGCTTGGGGATGATCATTGTCGATGAAGAGCACGAGCCATCCTACAAGCAATTTGACCCAGCGCCGCGTTTTCAAGCTCGGGATGCGGCCATCATGCTATCCTGGCTGCACCAATCCAAGACCCTCCTTGGCAGTGCCACCCCTTCCTACGAGTCCTTCTACAATGCCCGCACCCAAAAATACGGTTACGTTCACCTCAGCAAGCGCTTTGGAGAAGCTCAGCTGCCTGAATTTCACGTGGCAGACATCTTGGTAGACAAGAAGAAAAATCTGCTCAAACTGGATTTCACACGAATTATGCGCGAAAAAATCCAAGAAGCCCTGGACCGTCAAGAGCAAATCCTCATTTTCCAAAACCGGCGGGGCTATGCTCCATATATGTCCTGCGAGGAATGTGGATGGATCCCGGAATGTGAGCATTGCGATGTCAACCTTACTTATCACCAGTACAGCGAAGAAATGCGCTGCCACTACTGTGGCTTTAAGGAAAAGGTGCCCCGGGCTTGCCCTGCGTGCGGAAGCCACAAGCTGACGACAGTAGGCATTGGTACGGAGCGCTTGGAAGAAAGCCTTTCTTTACTCTTCCCCGAAGCCAGGGTAGGGAGAATGGACTTGGACACTACCAGAAGCAAATATGCCTATCAACGTATCTTCGATGAATTTTCCTCCGGGAACCTCGACATCTTGGTGGGCACCCAAATGATCACCAAGGGGCTGGATTTCGACCGGGTCACGGTAGTGGGCATCGTGGACGCTGACCGTATTTTGTACTTCCCGGATTTCAGATCTGGGGAACGGGCCTTTCAGCAAATCACCCAAGTGGCCGGAAGGGCTGGAAGGCGAAATCGTCGCGGAAATGTGGTCATACAGACCAGAAGGCCAGACCATGAGGTTTTCGAAAAAGTTATCCAAGGAAACTTTTCGGAATTTTACCTTACCGAGATGGCGGAGAGAAAGCGTTTTTTCTATCCCCCCTTTGTCAAAAACGTCAAAATCACTTCAAGGCACAAAGAAGCAAAGGTAGCGGAAAAAGCCGCCATAAACCTGGCCAATTTACTCAAGGATATCCCTGTAAAAAAAATCATCCTTGGTCCCGAGAGGGCTTTGATCGGAAAAATCAAAAACCAATATTTATTCGATATCTACATCAAGCTGGACAGAGCTGGCAACACCCCTGCCATTTTCAAACATGAAATGGGCAAAATCCTCTTTGAACTCAACACACAAAAAGCATTCAAATCGGTTCGTTTTGTGGTGGATGTGGATCCGTATTGA